In a single window of the Bacillus mycoides genome:
- a CDS encoding ArsA family ATPase: MMRIILYTGKGGVGKTSISAATAIQSAKQGLKTLVMSTDPAHSLGDSFGIKLSSEPLEIRENLWAQEINTIYEMEKGWGKLQKYITLLFTSKAADDITTEELTMFPGMEDLISLLRVLDYYKHNTYDVIIIDCAPTGETLAMLSFPDMLGWWMEKLFPIKRKILKVVRPVAQPLLGVPLPTDDIMDELTNTLEQLGEMRDILSNREVTSIRVVVNPEKMVIKEAQRSFTYLNLYDYNVDAIMINRVIPNTVTDPYFQAWKDTQKKYKALIKDSFQPLPIYEAPMFEQEVVGLPMLERVGNALFKSDPSPTEVKFNGRTQYVKKDGDEYIFVLSIPFSNKSELSLNQKGDELIIRAGSMKRNITLPKTLTHLSIQGAKFEDDVLNIRFGGVVHA; encoded by the coding sequence ATGATGAGAATTATTCTGTATACAGGTAAAGGCGGCGTTGGAAAAACTAGCATTTCAGCAGCAACAGCAATCCAAAGTGCAAAACAAGGATTAAAAACATTAGTAATGAGTACAGATCCTGCTCATAGTTTAGGGGATTCATTTGGCATAAAACTATCTTCTGAGCCACTAGAAATTCGCGAAAACTTGTGGGCACAAGAAATTAACACTATTTATGAAATGGAAAAAGGCTGGGGGAAATTGCAGAAATATATTACACTACTCTTCACTTCCAAAGCAGCTGATGATATTACAACAGAAGAATTAACGATGTTCCCTGGTATGGAAGATTTAATTAGCTTACTTCGAGTACTCGATTACTATAAACACAACACTTACGACGTCATCATTATTGATTGCGCACCGACTGGAGAAACTTTAGCAATGCTTAGCTTTCCAGACATGCTCGGCTGGTGGATGGAAAAACTCTTTCCTATTAAAAGGAAGATTTTAAAAGTTGTTCGTCCTGTAGCTCAACCACTTCTTGGTGTCCCCCTTCCAACTGATGATATTATGGACGAATTAACGAATACGCTTGAACAACTTGGAGAAATGAGAGATATTTTATCAAACCGAGAAGTAACGAGTATTCGCGTTGTTGTAAATCCTGAAAAAATGGTCATTAAAGAAGCTCAGCGTAGTTTTACTTATTTAAACTTATACGATTATAACGTAGATGCCATTATGATTAACCGCGTCATCCCTAACACTGTTACCGACCCTTACTTTCAGGCATGGAAAGATACACAAAAGAAATATAAGGCGTTAATTAAAGATAGTTTTCAGCCACTTCCTATTTACGAAGCTCCCATGTTTGAACAAGAAGTTGTTGGTTTACCTATGTTAGAGCGTGTAGGAAATGCTTTATTTAAATCAGACCCCTCTCCTACTGAAGTGAAATTTAATGGCCGCACACAATATGTAAAAAAAGATGGCGATGAGTATATTTTCGTTCTGTCCATTCCCTTCTCAAACAAAAGTGAACTTTCATTAAATCAAAAAGGTGATGAACTTATTATTCGAGCCGGCTCTATGAAGCGAAATATCACCTTACCAAAAACATTAACACACCTTTCTATTCAAGGAGCTAAGTTTGAAGATGATGTACTAAACATTCGGTTTGGAGGTGTAGTACATGCATGA
- a CDS encoding TSUP family transporter — translation MEELSFQVIILLIAFGFLAAFIDSVVGGGGLISLPALMFVGLSPASAIATNKLAATMGTLTSTIYFIRSGKVNFRIVGKLIPLTIIGAVAGALVVKFIPPDILRPLVLVMLVFIAIYIIAKKDWGSASTYKKMTKGKTLMFFFVILMIGFYDGFFGPGTGSFLIFAFLLIGLDFIQAAASGKLLNFVSNIVSLITFLFLDVIHFEYGIIMGLSMILGAYFGSKFAVQKGVGYVRTLFLLVTILLIGKNVLEYTHIL, via the coding sequence ATGGAAGAACTAAGCTTTCAAGTCATTATTTTATTAATTGCATTCGGGTTTTTAGCAGCTTTTATTGATTCGGTTGTTGGAGGGGGAGGATTAATTTCGCTTCCTGCACTTATGTTTGTTGGTTTATCACCAGCTTCGGCAATCGCAACGAATAAATTAGCTGCAACGATGGGGACGCTTACGAGCACAATTTATTTTATTCGATCAGGTAAGGTGAATTTTCGGATTGTAGGAAAGTTAATCCCGTTAACTATTATTGGAGCAGTCGCAGGGGCTTTAGTAGTAAAGTTTATTCCGCCTGATATTTTGCGTCCACTAGTACTCGTAATGTTGGTTTTTATTGCCATTTATATTATTGCGAAAAAAGATTGGGGAAGTGCATCTACCTATAAAAAGATGACAAAAGGAAAAACATTAATGTTTTTCTTTGTTATTTTAATGATAGGATTTTATGATGGATTTTTTGGACCAGGGACAGGATCCTTTTTAATTTTTGCATTTTTATTAATTGGTTTGGATTTTATTCAAGCGGCAGCATCTGGAAAACTTTTGAACTTCGTTAGTAATATCGTATCTTTAATTACTTTTTTATTTTTAGATGTGATTCATTTTGAATACGGTATAATTATGGGCTTATCAATGATTTTAGGTGCTTATTTTGGATCGAAGTTTGCGGTTCAAAAAGGTGTTGGATATGTAAGGACTTTATTTTTATTAGTTACTATTTTATTAATCGGGAAAAATGTTTTGGAATATACTCATATTTTGTAG
- the pruA gene encoding L-glutamate gamma-semialdehyde dehydrogenase, whose product MVVAYKHEPFTDFSVEANKLAFEEGLKKVESYLGQDYPLIIGGEKITTEDKIVSVNPANKEELVGRVSKASRELAEKAMQVADATFQTWRKSKPEMRADILFRAAAIVRRRKHEFSAILVKEAGKPWNEADADTAEAIDFMEYYARQMLKLKDGIPVESRPIEYNRFSYIPLGVGVIISPWNFPFAIMAGMTTAAVVSGNTVLLKPASTTPVVAAKFMEVLEEAGLPAGVVNFVPGNGSEVGDYLVDHPRTRFVSFTGSRDVGIRIYERAAKVNPGQIWLKRVIAEMGGKDTIVVDKEADLELAAKSIVASAFGFSGQKCSACSRAVIHEDVYDHVLNRAVELTKELTVGNPDAKDINMGPVNDQAAFDKVMSYVAIGKEEGKIVSGGEGDDSKGWFIQPTIVADVAEDARLMKEEIFGPVVAFCKAKDFDHALAIANNTEYGLTGAVVTNNRDHIEKAREDFHVGNLYFNRGCTGAIVGYQPFGGFNMSGTDSKAGGPDYLALHMQAKTTSETL is encoded by the coding sequence ATGGTAGTAGCATACAAACATGAGCCATTTACAGATTTTTCAGTAGAGGCTAACAAATTAGCGTTTGAAGAGGGTTTAAAGAAAGTAGAATCTTATCTTGGACAAGACTATCCATTAATTATCGGGGGAGAAAAAATCACTACAGAAGATAAAATTGTTTCTGTAAACCCTGCAAATAAAGAGGAACTTGTTGGTCGTGTTTCAAAAGCAAGCCGTGAATTAGCTGAAAAAGCAATGCAAGTAGCGGATGCAACATTCCAAACTTGGAGAAAGTCAAAACCAGAAATGCGTGCAGATATTTTATTCCGTGCTGCAGCAATCGTTCGTCGTAGAAAACATGAGTTCTCTGCTATTCTTGTAAAAGAAGCAGGTAAACCATGGAATGAGGCAGATGCTGATACAGCAGAAGCAATCGATTTTATGGAATATTATGCTCGTCAAATGTTGAAATTAAAAGACGGTATTCCAGTAGAAAGCCGTCCAATTGAATATAATCGTTTCTCTTACATTCCATTAGGAGTAGGTGTTATCATTTCTCCTTGGAATTTCCCATTCGCAATTATGGCAGGTATGACAACAGCTGCCGTAGTTTCTGGTAACACAGTATTACTAAAACCAGCTAGTACAACTCCTGTAGTAGCAGCGAAATTTATGGAAGTATTAGAAGAAGCTGGTTTACCAGCTGGCGTAGTAAACTTCGTTCCAGGTAATGGTTCTGAAGTTGGTGACTATTTAGTAGATCACCCTCGTACACGTTTCGTTAGCTTCACTGGATCTCGCGATGTAGGTATTCGTATTTACGAACGTGCAGCAAAAGTAAACCCAGGACAAATTTGGTTAAAACGTGTTATCGCTGAAATGGGCGGTAAAGATACAATCGTTGTTGATAAAGAGGCAGATCTTGAATTAGCAGCTAAATCTATCGTTGCATCAGCATTCGGATTCTCAGGACAAAAATGTTCTGCATGTTCTCGTGCAGTAATCCATGAAGATGTATACGATCATGTATTAAATCGTGCTGTTGAATTAACAAAAGAATTAACAGTAGGTAACCCAGATGCAAAAGATATTAACATGGGACCTGTTAATGACCAAGCTGCATTCGATAAAGTAATGAGCTATGTTGCAATTGGTAAAGAAGAAGGTAAAATCGTATCAGGTGGCGAAGGAGACGATTCTAAAGGCTGGTTCATCCAACCAACAATCGTTGCTGACGTTGCAGAAGATGCTCGCTTAATGAAAGAAGAAATCTTCGGACCAGTAGTAGCATTCTGTAAAGCAAAAGACTTTGATCATGCACTTGCAATTGCAAACAATACAGAATACGGTTTAACAGGAGCAGTTGTTACTAACAACCGTGACCATATTGAAAAAGCACGTGAAGACTTCCACGTTGGTAACTTATACTTCAACCGTGGATGTACTGGTGCAATCGTAGGTTACCAACCATTCGGTGGCTTTAACATGTCTGGTACAGACTCTAAAGCTGGTGGCCCTGATTACTTAGCGCTTCACATGCAAGCAAAAACTACTTCTGAAACTTTATAA
- a CDS encoding CamS family sex pheromone protein has translation MKKIALAVLSLSLLVSGCSMGSNKDEKAVEKSGKAKEQAVIPKYSISDEYYKTTVKFDPGEARGLVVQGLNSRLDVDEFETGLMRIAKESFSTKDYFFKGGKVLEAQNIQMLVKRKRTDAEQKELEDKLKKDAVKFPNIGLNPALSEGSESLEVKNKKHPMYISNILEHDYYVQKGENDVERGGIVVGLAMNSVQYYEEEHGYPREAAIPDEKMLAEGKRMAQEILKFMHQKDAATKNVPITFAIYRQSPKSSLVPGNFVSYAKVEKGSETVEDWKPINEKYYLFPSEQAKSDNKREDLARVSNFKAKLSEYFQGDYTAVIGTGMYRDDELREMKLDIPVQFNGKAEVIGFTQYVAGLVMEYFPNYMKVQVTIKSVERPEAIIIREAKQDEPFVKILD, from the coding sequence ATGAAAAAAATAGCGTTAGCGGTATTAAGTCTTAGCCTACTTGTAAGTGGGTGTAGTATGGGTTCCAATAAAGATGAAAAAGCAGTTGAGAAATCGGGGAAAGCGAAAGAACAAGCAGTTATCCCGAAATACTCGATTTCGGATGAATATTATAAGACAACGGTTAAATTTGATCCAGGTGAGGCACGTGGTTTAGTTGTACAAGGTTTAAATAGTCGTCTAGATGTAGATGAATTTGAAACAGGATTAATGCGCATTGCCAAAGAATCATTTAGTACGAAAGATTATTTCTTTAAAGGCGGAAAGGTTCTAGAGGCTCAAAATATACAAATGCTTGTAAAAAGGAAGCGTACAGATGCTGAACAAAAAGAGCTAGAGGATAAGTTGAAAAAAGATGCAGTTAAATTTCCGAATATCGGACTGAATCCAGCCTTAAGTGAAGGTTCGGAGTCACTAGAAGTGAAAAATAAAAAACATCCAATGTATATCTCAAATATTTTAGAGCATGATTACTACGTGCAAAAAGGTGAGAACGATGTTGAACGTGGTGGCATTGTAGTTGGATTAGCGATGAATTCTGTTCAATATTATGAGGAAGAGCATGGTTATCCGCGTGAGGCTGCAATCCCAGATGAAAAAATGTTAGCTGAAGGGAAAAGAATGGCCCAAGAAATCTTGAAATTCATGCATCAAAAAGACGCTGCGACAAAAAATGTTCCGATAACATTTGCAATTTATCGTCAAAGTCCAAAGTCTTCGCTTGTACCAGGGAATTTTGTTTCTTATGCTAAGGTAGAAAAAGGCAGTGAAACGGTTGAGGATTGGAAGCCGATCAATGAGAAATACTATTTATTCCCGTCTGAACAAGCGAAATCGGATAATAAACGTGAAGATCTTGCGAGGGTGTCAAACTTTAAAGCAAAATTAAGTGAGTATTTCCAAGGAGATTATACAGCTGTTATCGGTACTGGAATGTATAGAGATGATGAATTAAGAGAAATGAAGCTCGATATTCCTGTCCAATTCAATGGGAAAGCTGAAGTGATTGGTTTTACACAATATGTAGCTGGACTTGTTATGGAATACTTCCCGAATTATATGAAAGTACAAGTAACAATTAAATCTGTAGAACGCCCAGAAGCAATTATTATACGTGAAGCGAAGCAAGATGAACCGTTTGTGAAAATTTTAGATTAA
- a CDS encoding MetQ/NlpA family ABC transporter substrate-binding protein, translating into MKKILAFALSAIVGITALSGCSGGDTGAGAKEKVVRVGVTGTDGDVWEILKKKAEKEGIKIKLVEFSDYTTPNKALADGDIELNSFQHIAFLEQFKKEHKLDITAVGTTQIAPMGLYSEKYKKANEIPDGSEIAIPNDPTNQARALKLLDAAGLLKLKKDFGLFGDPSGIAENPKKLKVTPVIAQQTPRVLKDVAASVINNGVAGQAGLDPAKDPIFLEDPNNENAKAYINIFAARTKDKNDPTLKKVIELYHSKEVTDAIKKETNDGSISVDLSLDELEKIVK; encoded by the coding sequence ATGAAGAAAATTTTAGCATTTGCATTATCAGCGATCGTAGGAATTACAGCATTAAGCGGCTGCTCAGGTGGAGACACAGGTGCAGGAGCGAAAGAGAAAGTAGTTCGCGTCGGTGTAACTGGAACAGATGGAGACGTTTGGGAAATTTTAAAGAAAAAAGCTGAAAAAGAAGGGATTAAAATTAAACTGGTTGAGTTCTCTGATTACACAACACCCAACAAAGCGTTAGCTGATGGAGATATTGAACTAAACTCATTCCAGCACATTGCTTTCTTAGAGCAATTTAAAAAGGAGCATAAGTTAGATATTACAGCTGTTGGTACAACGCAAATTGCACCGATGGGCTTATATTCTGAAAAATATAAGAAAGCAAATGAAATCCCAGATGGTTCGGAAATTGCTATTCCGAATGATCCAACGAACCAAGCACGTGCATTAAAACTTCTTGATGCAGCTGGATTATTAAAGCTTAAGAAAGATTTTGGTCTATTTGGGGATCCAAGTGGTATCGCTGAAAATCCAAAGAAGCTAAAAGTTACACCGGTTATCGCACAGCAAACACCTCGTGTGTTAAAAGATGTAGCGGCTTCAGTTATTAATAACGGTGTTGCTGGTCAAGCTGGATTAGACCCAGCGAAGGATCCAATTTTCTTAGAAGATCCAAATAATGAAAATGCAAAGGCCTATATTAATATTTTCGCAGCTCGTACGAAAGATAAAAATGATCCAACACTGAAAAAAGTAATTGAGTTATACCATTCAAAAGAAGTAACAGATGCAATTAAGAAAGAAACAAATGATGGTTCAATTTCAGTAGATCTTTCACTTGATGAGCTTGAAAAAATCGTAAAATAA
- the gatC gene encoding Asp-tRNA(Asn)/Glu-tRNA(Gln) amidotransferase subunit GatC — MSRISVENVKHVAHLARLAITDQEAEKFQKQLDAIVTFAEQLNELDTTDVKPTTHVLTMKNVMREDVPEKGLPVEEVLKNAPDHKDNQIRVPAVLE, encoded by the coding sequence GTGTCAAGAATTTCCGTTGAGAATGTAAAGCACGTAGCACATTTAGCACGTCTTGCAATTACTGATCAAGAAGCAGAAAAATTTCAAAAACAACTAGATGCAATTGTTACATTTGCAGAACAGTTAAATGAATTAGATACAACTGATGTAAAACCAACAACTCATGTATTAACTATGAAAAATGTTATGCGTGAAGATGTGCCAGAAAAAGGTTTACCAGTAGAAGAAGTATTAAAAAATGCACCGGATCACAAAGATAATCAAATCCGTGTTCCAGCAGTATTAGAATAG
- a CDS encoding methionine ABC transporter ATP-binding protein, protein MISFNNVSKVYESGGQSVHAVEDVTLSVEKGEIFGIIGFSGAGKSTLLRLVNMLERPTAGTISIDDKDITSLSAKELRTLRQRIGMIFQSFNLFNSRTVFGNIAYPLRLAKLPKNEIKERVNELLKFVGLEDKANYYPEQLSGGQKQRVGIARALATSPDILICDEATSALDPETTTEILNLLKKVNREYNLTILLITHEMHVVKEICHRVAVMEKGKVIEEGKLFDVFTQPKTKTTQNFVRSVINDHLPESVLAKIQNGGQIYRLTFTGEETGQPVLSYIAKNYNVDVNVLYGNIIELQNVLFGNLLVELQGEQKEIQKALQHLRLQVQLKEVEAHAS, encoded by the coding sequence ATGATTTCTTTTAACAATGTAAGTAAAGTATATGAATCAGGTGGGCAATCTGTTCATGCGGTTGAGGATGTAACGCTGTCAGTTGAAAAGGGCGAAATTTTTGGCATTATCGGATTTAGTGGTGCTGGAAAGAGTACGCTATTACGTTTAGTAAATATGTTAGAAAGACCAACTGCAGGAACAATTTCAATAGATGATAAAGATATTACATCATTATCGGCGAAAGAATTACGGACACTAAGACAAAGAATTGGGATGATTTTCCAAAGTTTCAATCTATTTAATTCAAGAACGGTGTTTGGGAACATTGCTTATCCATTAAGGTTAGCGAAATTGCCGAAGAATGAGATAAAAGAAAGAGTGAATGAACTACTAAAATTTGTTGGTTTAGAAGATAAAGCGAACTATTATCCAGAACAGTTATCAGGTGGGCAAAAGCAGCGTGTTGGGATTGCAAGAGCACTTGCGACATCACCCGATATTCTCATATGTGATGAGGCAACATCAGCTTTAGATCCGGAAACAACAACAGAAATCTTAAATTTATTAAAGAAAGTAAATAGAGAGTACAATTTAACGATTCTACTTATTACACATGAAATGCACGTTGTGAAAGAAATTTGTCACCGTGTAGCCGTTATGGAAAAAGGAAAAGTAATTGAAGAAGGAAAACTGTTTGACGTTTTCACACAACCAAAAACAAAGACAACTCAAAATTTTGTACGCTCTGTTATTAATGATCACTTACCAGAAAGTGTTCTAGCGAAAATTCAAAACGGAGGTCAGATTTATCGCCTGACTTTTACTGGGGAAGAGACAGGGCAGCCTGTACTATCATATATTGCGAAAAACTATAACGTCGATGTAAATGTTCTTTATGGAAATATTATTGAACTCCAAAATGTGCTATTTGGAAATCTTCTTGTAGAACTACAAGGTGAACAGAAAGAAATTCAAAAAGCATTACAACATCTAAGACTGCAAGTGCAGCTGAAGGAGGTAGAAGCTCATGCGAGTTGA
- a CDS encoding YiaA/YiaB family inner membrane protein, with amino-acid sequence MRRRNTQAFTFLAWTSFVCALSGMLIGIYTLDETLSVKGYYLIGTLFLTMSCFVLQKTIRDNEEDNERFPKNKSLDKE; translated from the coding sequence ATGAGAAGACGAAATACGCAAGCGTTCACGTTTTTAGCATGGACTTCATTTGTTTGTGCGCTTTCAGGAATGCTAATTGGGATTTACACGTTAGATGAAACGCTTAGTGTAAAAGGGTACTATTTAATCGGAACATTATTTTTAACGATGTCTTGTTTTGTATTACAAAAAACAATTCGTGATAATGAGGAAGATAATGAAAGATTTCCGAAAAATAAATCGTTAGATAAAGAGTAA
- a CDS encoding cysteine hydrolase family protein: MKTALLLVDIQNDYFPSGMMELRNPVEASEYASQLLQHFRIRNEPIFHIQHVAIKDSATFFLPNTEGVHIHENVRPLREETVILKHYPNSFRETDLLEQLQRSGIEHVVICGMMTHMCIDATVRAAFDFGLHCTVIHDACATKDLSFKNATIPAVYIHNTILASLNGVYANIMSTEEFLAT, encoded by the coding sequence ATGAAAACAGCTCTTTTGCTCGTCGACATTCAAAATGATTATTTTCCAAGCGGAATGATGGAATTACGTAATCCAGTAGAAGCAAGTGAATATGCTAGTCAGCTACTACAACATTTTAGAATAAGAAACGAACCTATTTTTCATATCCAACATGTAGCTATAAAAGATAGCGCTACTTTTTTCCTACCCAATACAGAAGGTGTCCATATTCACGAAAATGTCCGTCCACTTAGAGAGGAAACCGTTATCCTTAAACATTATCCAAATAGCTTTCGAGAAACTGATCTTCTAGAACAATTACAACGTTCAGGAATTGAGCACGTCGTAATATGCGGGATGATGACCCATATGTGTATTGATGCTACAGTAAGAGCTGCTTTTGATTTTGGTCTTCACTGTACCGTAATACACGATGCTTGTGCTACAAAAGATCTTTCATTTAAGAATGCTACTATACCAGCTGTTTATATTCATAATACAATTTTGGCGAGTTTAAATGGAGTATACGCAAATATAATGAGTACAGAAGAGTTTTTAGCGACCTAA
- a CDS encoding HXXEE domain-containing protein codes for MIKTSSTRHFTTNTIWLIPLLFFFHNLEEAFQMPQYIANRFSIHFITNKQFFIAISILTTFVLLIVILYQLSIISSIYLIIFIQGCIFFNAVQHIILYFIYRSYNPGVISASIIILFSLFLFSSKKLLIPKKKLASTLIFSLISYPIIIWISLLLASCFN; via the coding sequence TTGATAAAAACATCTTCAACAAGACATTTCACCACTAATACAATCTGGCTAATCCCCCTTCTATTCTTTTTTCATAACCTTGAAGAAGCTTTCCAAATGCCACAATATATCGCTAATCGATTTTCGATCCATTTTATAACTAACAAACAATTTTTCATTGCAATTTCCATATTAACAACCTTCGTCTTACTCATAGTCATTCTATATCAATTAAGCATCATATCTTCTATTTATTTGATCATTTTTATACAGGGCTGTATCTTCTTTAACGCCGTTCAGCATATTATCTTGTATTTCATTTATCGTTCTTATAATCCAGGAGTAATCTCAGCATCTATCATTATCCTATTTTCTCTTTTCTTATTTTCATCAAAGAAACTATTAATCCCTAAAAAGAAATTAGCAAGTACACTCATTTTTAGTTTAATCTCTTACCCAATCATAATTTGGATTTCCTTATTATTAGCCAGCTGCTTTAATTAA
- a CDS encoding DUF3926 domain-containing protein, with protein MHDELLRKVIRTKIKIGMRILEELPNPIQQSAKHALNILQEELSSYAEEQPQPESNLKSIIIE; from the coding sequence ATGCATGATGAATTACTAAGAAAGGTAATTCGTACAAAAATAAAAATCGGTATGCGTATATTAGAAGAGCTACCGAATCCGATTCAGCAATCAGCTAAGCACGCACTAAATATTTTGCAAGAGGAGCTCTCCTCTTATGCTGAAGAACAACCGCAACCTGAGAGTAATTTAAAAAGCATCATAATTGAATAA
- a CDS encoding methionine ABC transporter permease translates to MRVDWSIFWPRILDATGDTLLMVIVTLIFATILGIPLGLLLYVTRKGNFLENKWVFSILNIIINTIRPVPFIIFLVALSPLTRSVIGTTIGTAAAIFPMTLVASIGIARMVETNLVSVPKGVIEAAQAMGASPLRIVFEILVPEALAPLILGVTFMTVGLIEFSAVAGLVGGGGLGDLAMTYGYQRFDTSVMFVTVVLLIILVQVAQNLGNYFAKVFLRRS, encoded by the coding sequence ATGCGAGTTGATTGGAGTATATTTTGGCCTCGCATATTAGATGCGACGGGGGATACCCTCTTAATGGTAATTGTAACCCTTATATTCGCTACAATTCTTGGTATACCTCTAGGTTTACTGTTGTATGTAACGAGAAAAGGAAATTTTTTAGAAAATAAATGGGTCTTTTCTATTCTTAATATCATAATTAATACAATTCGTCCGGTTCCATTCATTATCTTTTTAGTAGCTTTAAGCCCACTAACAAGAAGTGTTATTGGAACGACGATTGGAACGGCTGCAGCAATCTTCCCAATGACGTTAGTTGCATCAATTGGTATTGCTAGAATGGTTGAAACCAATCTTGTTTCTGTTCCGAAAGGAGTAATTGAAGCAGCACAAGCAATGGGCGCTTCACCACTTAGAATTGTTTTTGAAATCCTCGTACCAGAAGCTTTAGCACCATTGATCCTAGGTGTCACGTTTATGACGGTCGGTTTAATTGAATTTTCTGCAGTCGCAGGACTTGTCGGTGGTGGCGGTCTTGGTGACTTAGCAATGACATATGGTTATCAACGCTTTGATACGTCAGTTATGTTTGTAACGGTCGTTTTACTTATTATTCTTGTACAGGTGGCTCAAAATTTAGGGAACTACTTTGCGAAAGTCTTTTTACGCAGATCATAA
- a CDS encoding MarR family winged helix-turn-helix transcriptional regulator: MLQYEHFLDLLLDNAKKLFYPEEWVSLDLTLSKTEVFCLLWMERNTDITMTKIADLLDIPMSTTTGVVNRLVKKGYIERYRNESDRRIVLIRLTENGVMLVQEVKQNAAHYFSLVTDALSEEEKAFLLQIFQKIMNHIATSQQKTEEKVSTPKMKNIPIE, encoded by the coding sequence TTGTTACAATATGAACATTTTTTAGACTTACTGCTAGATAACGCCAAGAAACTTTTCTATCCTGAAGAATGGGTAAGTCTTGATTTAACACTTTCCAAGACAGAAGTATTTTGTTTACTTTGGATGGAGCGAAATACGGATATTACAATGACAAAAATTGCTGATCTTCTTGATATACCGATGAGTACAACAACGGGCGTTGTAAATCGCCTTGTAAAAAAGGGATATATTGAACGCTACCGGAATGAAAGCGATCGACGCATTGTATTAATTCGTTTAACAGAAAACGGCGTAATGCTCGTTCAAGAAGTAAAACAAAATGCGGCCCATTACTTTAGCCTAGTGACAGATGCATTGTCAGAAGAAGAAAAAGCATTCTTACTACAAATATTCCAAAAGATCATGAATCACATTGCTACGTCACAGCAAAAAACAGAAGAAAAGGTTTCTACACCTAAAATGAAAAACATTCCGATTGAATAA